The following are from one region of the Pantanalinema sp. genome:
- a CDS encoding cupin domain-containing protein yields the protein MRLINQHDIPWQEKRSKSGKYQLAQKDLSLALGGKKDTGTWGGGHPFDVALVRVPEGARNWPLHTHTTQWEFYVVLSGRGSVRSDDGAHPVKAGDCFLLAPGESHQIASEGDGDLIFYVIADNPQADISYYPESDKWFIKPQRKTFRLQEVGYYDGEE from the coding sequence GTGCGTTTGATCAACCAGCACGATATCCCGTGGCAGGAGAAGCGCTCCAAGAGCGGCAAGTACCAGCTGGCGCAGAAGGACCTGTCCCTGGCGCTGGGGGGCAAGAAGGACACCGGTACCTGGGGCGGCGGCCATCCTTTCGACGTCGCCTTGGTGAGAGTCCCGGAAGGAGCCAGGAACTGGCCGCTGCACACCCACACGACGCAGTGGGAGTTCTACGTGGTCCTCTCGGGGAGGGGGAGCGTCCGCTCCGACGATGGGGCGCATCCGGTCAAGGCCGGGGACTGCTTTCTCCTGGCGCCCGGAGAGTCCCACCAGATCGCTAGCGAGGGCGACGGAGATCTGATCTTCTACGTGATCGCAGACAACCCCCAGGCGGATATCTCGTACTACCCCGAATCGGACAAGTGGTTCATCAAGCCGCAGCGCAAGACCTTCCGCCTCCAGGAGGTCGGTTACTACGACGGCGAGGAGTAG
- a CDS encoding ATP-binding protein produces MPGKKPDEAARVQPWITGWIGADSPSEAGDRPPWRAYAWAFGAMALCTLVDRLLFGRVPEASLIMLYLLGLLPVALRGDLGAATLASILAVLAFNFFFTEPYLTLRVYDLSYLLTFAVMGGIGLVISGLTSRLSSEIAALKRTKSELARRAQELEQANRALRQADRHKDEFLATLSHELRTPLSSVIGFGTMLAEGDAGPLSDAQRGYLDQVLSGAARMNAKVKDLIELGRIQAGKFQLACSATEYAPVVHEALRDLEAKAAEKGISLSTTVDVPGEFVIDGERVIEVIHNLVDNAVKFTPRGGEVSLRAGIVGNEVVTEISDTGIGIPDEVLARLFVRFHQADMGTTREAGGLGIGLAICKAIVEAHGGRLEVMSELGRGSRFWFTLPLQRLASESINLPPSPQGTP; encoded by the coding sequence ATGCCCGGGAAAAAGCCCGACGAGGCGGCACGGGTTCAGCCCTGGATAACCGGTTGGATCGGGGCGGACAGTCCCTCTGAGGCCGGGGATCGGCCGCCTTGGCGCGCGTACGCTTGGGCCTTCGGCGCGATGGCGCTTTGCACCCTCGTGGACAGGCTGCTGTTCGGCAGGGTGCCTGAGGCCAGCCTCATCATGCTCTACCTGCTCGGCCTGCTTCCCGTGGCCTTGCGGGGCGACCTCGGCGCAGCGACCCTGGCGTCGATCCTCGCGGTCCTCGCCTTCAACTTCTTCTTCACCGAGCCCTATCTCACCCTCAGGGTCTACGACCTGAGCTACCTGCTCACGTTTGCCGTCATGGGGGGCATCGGGCTGGTGATCAGCGGCCTCACCTCGCGGCTGAGCAGCGAGATAGCGGCGCTCAAGCGAACGAAAAGCGAACTTGCCCGCAGGGCTCAGGAGCTCGAGCAGGCCAACCGTGCGCTGCGCCAGGCGGACCGCCACAAGGACGAGTTTCTGGCCACCCTCAGCCACGAGCTTCGCACCCCGCTCAGCTCGGTGATCGGCTTCGGCACCATGCTCGCCGAGGGTGATGCGGGCCCCCTGAGCGATGCGCAACGCGGCTACCTGGACCAGGTGCTCTCCGGCGCCGCCCGGATGAACGCCAAGGTCAAGGACCTGATCGAGCTGGGACGCATCCAGGCCGGAAAATTCCAGCTCGCGTGCTCTGCGACCGAGTACGCGCCGGTCGTCCACGAAGCCCTGCGCGACCTCGAGGCCAAGGCAGCCGAGAAAGGGATTTCGCTGAGCACGACGGTGGACGTGCCCGGCGAGTTCGTGATCGACGGAGAGCGCGTGATCGAGGTCATCCACAACCTGGTCGACAACGCCGTCAAGTTCACTCCACGCGGCGGCGAGGTCTCGCTGCGCGCGGGCATCGTGGGGAACGAGGTGGTCACGGAGATCAGCGACACGGGGATCGGGATCCCGGACGAAGTCCTGGCACGCCTGTTCGTCCGCTTTCATCAGGCGGACATGGGCACCACGCGCGAGGCAGGTGGCCTCGGGATAGGGCTGGCCATCTGCAAGGCCATCGTGGAGGCCCATGGGGGGCGTCTCGAAGTGATGAGCGAGCTCGGACGCGGCAGCCGCTTCTGGTTCACCTTGCCGTTGCAGCGGCTCGCTTCCGAGTCGATCAACCTGCCGCCGTCTCCTCAAGGAACGCCTTGA
- the hflX gene encoding GTPase HflX, with the protein MERLSGNLRGLKPSELRVLERLTLRRVPPGQLVTHELVERTAEIAQRLNRDIALQVSRRGHLQRVVVGDGRLELPSEIERLGAARLSGDRLVVVRSKGGGIGRAELVLLQRHRLDLIAVVEPEATDLTRSLVWMATLSPLADAEGHLWRLDEPRSLRETLETVDVAFLVDEIEREFARYNRAIAVETGKEKALLVGLQTPDQDPGAAEASLDELDQLALTAGAEVLGRVLQKRDRPDPATLVGSGKAEALALMCQEQGATTLLVNDELSPSQQANLERIVGVKVVDRTALILDIFAQRAHTRDGKLQVELAQLSYRLPRLTGTGEALSRLGGGIGTRGPGETKLESDRRRIRARITHLEREVQALRRHRAQLRRGRSHLPQFALVGYTNAGKSTLLNALTRASVLSEDRLFATLDPTTRRLVLPSRDVALVSDTVGFIRHLPHLLVAAFRATLEEVVEADALIHVVDGSHPEVEQQVRTVLEVLDELGVAGKPIITVINKRDMIDAPTLIRSLAGEVSRPLLISALHGTGIPALLDEIARVARHPHPIRH; encoded by the coding sequence ATGGAGAGGCTGTCCGGAAACCTGCGTGGCCTGAAGCCCAGCGAACTGCGCGTCCTCGAACGGCTGACCTTGCGGCGCGTGCCGCCCGGTCAGCTGGTGACCCACGAGCTGGTGGAAAGGACCGCGGAAATCGCGCAGCGCCTCAACCGCGACATCGCGCTCCAGGTCTCCCGCCGCGGCCACCTGCAGCGCGTCGTGGTCGGAGACGGGCGCCTGGAGTTGCCCAGCGAGATCGAGCGGCTGGGGGCGGCCCGGCTCTCGGGCGATCGCCTCGTCGTCGTGCGCAGCAAGGGCGGCGGCATCGGGCGCGCCGAGCTGGTGCTGCTGCAGCGCCACCGGCTCGACCTCATCGCCGTCGTCGAGCCCGAGGCCACCGACCTGACGCGCTCCCTGGTCTGGATGGCGACCCTCTCGCCGCTCGCCGACGCCGAGGGCCACCTCTGGCGCCTCGACGAGCCCCGCTCGCTGCGCGAGACCCTCGAGACCGTCGACGTGGCCTTCCTCGTGGACGAGATCGAGCGAGAGTTCGCGCGCTACAACCGCGCGATCGCCGTCGAGACCGGCAAGGAGAAGGCGCTCTTGGTCGGCCTCCAGACGCCCGACCAGGATCCCGGGGCCGCCGAGGCGAGCCTGGACGAGCTGGACCAGCTGGCCCTGACCGCCGGGGCCGAGGTGCTGGGGCGGGTGCTCCAGAAGCGCGACCGCCCCGATCCCGCGACGCTGGTCGGCAGCGGCAAGGCCGAGGCGCTCGCCCTGATGTGCCAGGAGCAGGGCGCCACCACGCTGCTGGTGAACGACGAGCTCTCGCCCAGCCAGCAAGCGAACCTCGAGCGGATCGTGGGGGTCAAGGTCGTCGATCGCACCGCGCTCATCCTCGACATCTTCGCCCAGCGGGCCCACACCCGGGACGGCAAGCTGCAGGTGGAGCTGGCGCAGCTCAGCTATCGCCTGCCTCGGCTGACGGGCACGGGCGAGGCGCTCTCTCGCCTGGGCGGCGGCATCGGCACCCGGGGCCCCGGCGAGACGAAGCTCGAGAGCGATCGCCGCCGGATCCGCGCGCGGATCACCCACCTCGAGCGGGAGGTCCAGGCGCTGAGGCGACACCGGGCCCAGCTGCGCCGCGGGCGCTCCCACCTGCCGCAGTTCGCGCTCGTGGGCTACACCAACGCGGGCAAGTCCACCCTCCTGAACGCCCTGACGAGGGCCTCGGTGCTTTCCGAGGACAGGCTGTTCGCGACCCTGGACCCGACCACCCGGCGCCTGGTGCTGCCGAGTCGCGACGTGGCGCTGGTCTCGGACACGGTCGGCTTCATCCGGCACCTGCCCCACCTGCTGGTGGCGGCCTTCCGCGCCACCCTCGAGGAGGTGGTCGAGGCCGACGCCCTGATCCACGTGGTGGACGGCAGCCATCCCGAGGTCGAGCAGCAGGTGCGGACGGTGCTCGAGGTCCTGGACGAGCTGGGCGTCGCGGGCAAGCCGATCATCACGGTCATCAACAAGCGCGACATGATCGACGCCCCGACGCTGATCCGCTCGCTCGCGGGCGAGGTGAGCCGCCCCCTCTTGATCTCCGCCCTGCACGGCACGGGGATCCCGGCGCTCCTGGACGAGATCGCGCGCGTCGCGCGCCACCCGCACCCCATCCGCCACTGA
- a CDS encoding ABC transporter permease, with protein MSYLNLFWAELKREFILLTRYPFELVSRLVWNLGFAFMIYFGFGAMGGMGASALPGFETGQMERLLGLLITYIAINGIGNATELLADEVQTGTLEQAALSPPPLVVIVLMRDLASYVEMLARFALVLAIATFVTGVRFHLNVPGFAILLTLMYLGTEGIGLMLGGAALLYKKVATLSQFAVMLVFGLAILPLNALPGWMSGFVNNFPFTKALLVLKELAVTGVPLSKLFASGAVTSLAINTAVFLGLGIAAFALAERKARQWGTLNQY; from the coding sequence ATGAGCTACCTGAACCTCTTCTGGGCCGAACTCAAGCGCGAGTTCATCCTTCTCACCCGCTACCCGTTCGAGCTCGTCAGCCGCCTGGTGTGGAACCTGGGCTTCGCCTTCATGATCTACTTCGGCTTCGGCGCCATGGGCGGAATGGGGGCCTCGGCGCTTCCCGGCTTCGAGACGGGTCAGATGGAGCGCCTCTTGGGCCTGCTCATCACCTACATCGCCATCAACGGGATCGGCAACGCCACCGAGCTTCTGGCCGACGAGGTGCAGACCGGCACCCTCGAGCAGGCCGCGCTCAGCCCGCCTCCTCTGGTCGTCATCGTCCTGATGCGTGACCTCGCCTCGTACGTCGAGATGCTCGCGCGCTTCGCCCTGGTGCTTGCGATCGCGACCTTCGTCACCGGCGTGCGCTTCCACCTGAACGTGCCGGGCTTCGCCATCCTGCTCACCTTGATGTACCTCGGCACCGAGGGCATCGGCCTGATGCTCGGGGGCGCGGCCCTGCTCTACAAGAAGGTCGCCACCCTCTCCCAGTTCGCGGTGATGCTGGTGTTCGGCCTGGCCATCCTGCCCCTCAACGCGTTGCCGGGCTGGATGTCGGGCTTCGTGAACAACTTCCCCTTCACCAAGGCCCTTCTGGTCCTCAAGGAGCTCGCCGTCACGGGCGTGCCGCTTTCGAAGCTGTTCGCGAGCGGGGCCGTCACGAGCCTCGCGATCAACACCGCCGTCTTCCTGGGCCTCGGGATCGCCGCCTTCGCCCTGGCCGAGCGCAAGGCCCGGCAGTGGGGCACCCTCAACCAGTACTGA
- a CDS encoding ABC transporter ATP-binding protein, translated as MNLATQPAVAGAAPLAVEAGLRIQDLEKVYPARLGRAAHTAVRGVSFHVEPGEILGLLGPNGAGKTTTLKMIAGLLLPTSGRITLAGIDVVKHRTQAVQRLGAVLEGNRNLHWKLTIQENLHYFGALKGVPGLKDRTNTLIERLDLQDHLKKRVGELSRGLQQRVAIAIALVNQPRVLLLDEPTLGLDVVAASTFKETVRAIADDGCGIILTTHQMEVAQALSDRIAIIAGGKLATLQSLDQLMDAHRTPGYDVRLRGELSPGLRAAIASLGGLDLTSEAGVSRFTLPEGDAGLLYRALDPLREGGVELIGIQQHETNLEAIYRRVIEGIA; from the coding sequence ATGAACCTTGCCACCCAGCCGGCCGTCGCCGGCGCCGCCCCGCTCGCCGTCGAAGCGGGTCTCCGGATCCAGGACCTCGAGAAGGTGTATCCCGCCCGCCTGGGCCGAGCGGCGCACACCGCGGTCCGGGGCGTCAGCTTCCACGTCGAGCCGGGCGAGATCCTCGGCCTGCTGGGCCCCAACGGCGCGGGCAAGACCACGACCCTCAAGATGATCGCGGGACTGCTGCTGCCGACCTCGGGCCGGATCACCCTGGCTGGCATCGACGTGGTGAAGCACCGGACGCAGGCCGTCCAGCGACTCGGCGCGGTGCTCGAAGGCAACCGCAACCTTCACTGGAAGCTGACCATCCAGGAGAACTTGCACTACTTCGGCGCCCTCAAGGGGGTGCCCGGGCTCAAGGACCGCACGAACACCCTGATCGAGCGCCTCGACCTTCAGGATCACCTGAAAAAGCGGGTGGGCGAGCTCTCGCGCGGGCTTCAGCAGCGCGTGGCGATCGCCATCGCGCTCGTCAACCAGCCGCGCGTGCTGCTCCTGGACGAGCCGACCCTCGGGCTGGACGTGGTGGCGGCGTCGACCTTCAAGGAGACGGTCCGCGCGATCGCCGACGACGGCTGCGGGATCATCCTGACCACCCACCAGATGGAGGTGGCCCAGGCGCTCTCCGACCGGATCGCCATCATCGCGGGCGGCAAGCTCGCCACCCTGCAATCGCTCGACCAGCTCATGGACGCCCACCGCACGCCCGGTTACGACGTGCGCTTGCGCGGCGAGCTCTCGCCCGGGCTGCGCGCGGCCATCGCGTCGCTGGGCGGCCTGGATCTCACCAGCGAGGCGGGGGTGTCCCGCTTCACCCTGCCCGAAGGCGACGCCGGCCTCCTCTACCGCGCGCTCGACCCGCTGCGCGAGGGCGGCGTCGAGCTGATCGGCATCCAGCAGCACGAGACCAACCTCGAGGCCATCTACCGCCGCGTCATCGAAGGGATCGCATGA
- a CDS encoding sugar O-acetyltransferase, with product MAARSEWEKMVEGEIYDAYAPELVEGRKRARGLLRRYNASTEEQGPHRLDLLKELFGSIGARLEVEPPFRCDYGTNIHAGDGVYMNFDCLILDCAEVRIGRNVMFGPGVHVYAACHPVEAEIRIQGPEFARPVTIGDNVWIGGRSVICPGVTIGANTTIGAGSVVTRDIPANVVAAGNPCRVIRSL from the coding sequence ATGGCTGCGCGTAGCGAGTGGGAGAAGATGGTCGAGGGCGAGATCTACGACGCCTACGCGCCCGAGCTGGTCGAGGGCCGCAAGCGCGCGCGCGGCCTGCTGCGGCGCTACAACGCATCGACCGAGGAGCAGGGGCCCCATCGCCTCGACCTGCTCAAGGAGCTGTTCGGTTCGATCGGCGCTCGCCTCGAGGTCGAGCCCCCCTTTCGCTGCGACTACGGCACCAACATCCACGCGGGCGACGGGGTCTACATGAACTTCGACTGCCTCATCCTGGACTGCGCCGAGGTACGCATCGGCCGCAACGTCATGTTCGGTCCCGGCGTCCACGTCTACGCCGCATGCCATCCCGTGGAGGCCGAGATCCGGATCCAGGGGCCGGAGTTCGCGCGCCCGGTCACCATCGGCGACAACGTGTGGATCGGCGGGCGCAGCGTGATCTGCCCCGGAGTGACCATCGGCGCGAACACCACCATCGGGGCGGGAAGCGTGGTGACGCGCGATATCCCGGCGAACGTCGTGGCCGCGGGCAACCCCTGCCGGGTGATTCGCTCCCTCTGA
- a CDS encoding AI-2E family transporter — MNSHQSRTLGWIFLYALLVVATYAMLRPFWEALAWSFILAAVSWPLYKRLHGVLKQRDTLAAVVMSLGVIAIVVVPMALIFSSLFAELGPAYAILKNLLVSPPAPPDWLSRVPAAQQAWLDAAQALRHGSVLGKDLLLPLLRPGTQALALVGANMGQAGLAFFTLFFLYRNGDRYFSQAKAVLSHLLGERAERLLNPTKEAMRAVFAGVILAAVAQGIAAGLGFALVGLRAPILLGVATSLLALIPFGAVLIWGTAAAGLFFAGATVKALILVAWGVVIVSSVDNLVRPLVISGTSRLPYLQTFFFILGGLAVFGLVGLFIGPAVLAVWMVLWDEWVEAGKREA; from the coding sequence ATGAACTCCCACCAATCCCGCACGCTCGGCTGGATCTTCCTCTACGCCCTGCTCGTCGTCGCCACCTACGCCATGCTGCGACCCTTCTGGGAGGCCCTCGCGTGGTCGTTCATCCTGGCGGCGGTCTCGTGGCCCCTCTACAAGCGCCTGCACGGCGTCCTGAAGCAGCGCGACACCCTCGCGGCCGTCGTGATGAGCCTGGGGGTGATCGCCATCGTCGTGGTGCCCATGGCCCTCATCTTCAGCTCCCTGTTCGCCGAGCTGGGCCCCGCCTACGCCATTCTCAAGAACCTGCTCGTCTCGCCGCCCGCGCCGCCCGACTGGCTCTCTCGCGTGCCGGCCGCCCAGCAGGCGTGGCTGGATGCTGCCCAGGCCCTGCGGCACGGGTCGGTCCTGGGCAAGGACCTCCTGTTGCCGCTCCTGCGCCCGGGCACCCAGGCCCTCGCGCTGGTGGGCGCCAACATGGGCCAGGCGGGCCTCGCCTTCTTCACCCTGTTCTTCCTGTACCGCAACGGCGATCGCTACTTCTCCCAGGCCAAGGCCGTCCTCTCCCACCTGCTCGGCGAGCGTGCAGAGCGCCTGCTCAATCCCACCAAGGAGGCCATGCGCGCCGTGTTCGCGGGCGTCATCCTCGCGGCGGTCGCCCAGGGCATCGCGGCGGGCCTGGGCTTCGCGCTGGTCGGGCTGCGCGCGCCCATCCTGCTCGGAGTCGCCACGAGCCTGCTGGCGCTGATCCCCTTCGGGGCGGTCCTCATCTGGGGCACGGCGGCGGCGGGCCTCTTCTTCGCGGGCGCGACCGTCAAGGCCCTCATCCTGGTCGCCTGGGGCGTCGTGATCGTCAGCAGCGTGGACAACCTGGTCCGGCCGCTCGTCATCTCGGGCACCTCGCGCCTGCCCTACCTCCAGACCTTCTTCTTCATCCTGGGCGGCCTGGCCGTGTTCGGCCTGGTCGGTCTCTTCATCGGGCCCGCGGTCCTCGCGGTCTGGATGGTCCTCTGGGACGAGTGGGTGGAGGCCGGCAAGCGCGAGGCATGA
- a CDS encoding UvrD-helicase domain-containing protein translates to MSAGFSRVTVSERTAELLRHELRGLASRVDALVRIAWNFHQGGRCAPGKQIRHLSDGLYKLRLTAALRIPFFFSQGPQGVALHFGDIGSHAAGEVWHRQAPVVAIAEALQVAPEPISIEFAEPLSSQRPWPIRRVWDPDWDERRRREPDAGLLLDLDEDQRAVALRPGPVLLKGGAGSGKTTVALYRLIMGQTSSARGQLYVTYTPQLKHHAERLYRCLSPGRDRPVRFMTLEEVCRAILPGEADFAPERRQTLSTFRRSLFGRLNRFIGRDPERYWEEIQAVIKGDEQLLATPERAYLTREAYLQSPLRTSDEPEAFYRVFEAYRALGGWDDLDLAQAAYRVMASGHNPLGTFDELVIDEAQDLTAFHLGILMRLCARPDGFFLAGDTQQAIHPGRFDWLRSRERLYRYWQIGLGREAVLQLPTNYRSPASVVALANAISAWRGRAFGDPDAAPVEAIKQGSAVARLRPGEIGPLPPPDRLSARLMIVVADEAAKEALRPRFGEAPLFTVHEAKGLERERVVLWNLLEADLEVWQRREAADSRFRYAINRFNVAITRATEQLIIVDAFLPTGWEPLSTLPLLEGEAALECLQGAMDAADEAPAFIAERAEELEAHGAHAQAAALFERLGAWERAAACHEALGRWDAAALCYEHAGKFKKAAACAVEAGLWRDAATYFDLAGDRRRAAEYLLAGGAWQEALPRLQALGDVAGVARCLEKLGDDEAAARAYEQAGDQASRARCLGRIGQDEAAARHFEACGAWAQAAAHYERAGKPIEAYAAYCLGEEWRQAGRLMAQAGDWEAALRHFRSAEAPLLAMYAATRKNDKKALLRAAERFAIASSAEPAVSDRPAHEAIAFWRALMSEDFSWVWEADARELAPVAWRIFGEVFAAQAERARRIDWAALDAHVAAGRYAEAADLLSRAGRVEAEAFMRARAGEGYST, encoded by the coding sequence ATGAGCGCCGGCTTCTCCAGGGTCACCGTCTCGGAGCGCACCGCGGAGCTTCTGCGGCACGAGCTTCGCGGGCTGGCGAGCCGCGTCGACGCCCTGGTCCGCATCGCCTGGAACTTCCACCAGGGCGGTCGCTGCGCCCCCGGCAAGCAGATCCGCCACCTGAGCGACGGCCTGTACAAGCTGCGCCTCACCGCGGCCCTGCGCATCCCCTTCTTCTTCTCGCAGGGCCCCCAGGGGGTCGCCCTCCACTTCGGCGACATCGGATCCCACGCGGCCGGCGAGGTCTGGCACCGGCAAGCACCGGTCGTCGCGATCGCCGAGGCCCTCCAGGTCGCGCCCGAGCCCATCTCGATCGAGTTCGCCGAACCCCTGTCCTCCCAGCGCCCCTGGCCCATCCGGCGCGTCTGGGATCCCGACTGGGACGAGCGCCGACGCCGCGAGCCCGATGCGGGGCTCTTGCTCGATCTCGACGAGGACCAGCGCGCCGTCGCCCTGCGCCCGGGCCCGGTCCTGCTCAAGGGCGGGGCGGGCAGCGGCAAGACCACCGTCGCCCTCTACCGCCTGATCATGGGGCAGACGAGCAGCGCCAGGGGGCAGCTCTACGTCACCTACACCCCCCAGCTCAAACATCACGCCGAGCGGCTCTACCGGTGCCTTTCCCCCGGGCGCGATCGTCCCGTGCGCTTCATGACCCTCGAGGAGGTCTGCCGCGCGATCCTGCCCGGCGAGGCCGACTTCGCGCCCGAGCGCCGGCAGACCCTCTCGACCTTCAGGCGAAGCCTCTTCGGACGCCTCAACCGCTTCATCGGGCGCGACCCCGAGCGCTACTGGGAGGAGATCCAGGCCGTCATCAAGGGGGACGAGCAGCTGCTCGCGACCCCCGAGCGCGCCTACCTCACCCGCGAGGCCTACTTGCAGAGCCCGCTGCGCACCTCCGACGAGCCGGAGGCCTTCTACCGGGTCTTCGAGGCCTACCGTGCGCTGGGGGGCTGGGACGACCTGGACCTGGCACAGGCGGCCTACCGTGTCATGGCCAGCGGCCACAACCCGCTGGGCACCTTCGACGAGCTGGTCATCGACGAGGCCCAGGACCTGACGGCTTTCCACCTGGGCATCCTCATGCGCCTGTGCGCGCGTCCGGACGGCTTTTTCCTGGCCGGGGACACCCAGCAGGCCATTCACCCCGGCCGCTTCGACTGGCTGCGCTCGCGCGAACGGCTCTACCGGTACTGGCAGATCGGCCTCGGGCGCGAGGCGGTCCTGCAGCTGCCCACCAACTACCGCTCCCCGGCGAGCGTGGTGGCCCTCGCCAACGCCATCTCCGCCTGGCGCGGGCGGGCCTTCGGGGATCCCGACGCGGCCCCTGTCGAGGCCATCAAGCAGGGAAGTGCCGTGGCGCGCCTGAGGCCGGGCGAGATCGGTCCTCTGCCCCCACCCGACCGGCTAAGCGCCCGCCTGATGATCGTCGTGGCGGACGAGGCCGCCAAGGAGGCCCTGCGCCCGCGCTTCGGCGAGGCCCCCCTCTTCACCGTCCACGAGGCCAAGGGACTCGAGCGCGAGCGGGTCGTCCTCTGGAACCTGCTCGAGGCGGACCTCGAGGTCTGGCAGCGCAGGGAAGCGGCGGACTCGCGCTTCCGGTACGCGATCAATCGCTTCAACGTGGCGATCACCCGGGCGACCGAGCAGCTCATCATCGTGGACGCCTTCCTGCCCACGGGCTGGGAGCCGCTCTCGACCCTCCCGCTGCTCGAAGGGGAGGCGGCGCTCGAGTGCCTGCAAGGCGCCATGGACGCCGCCGACGAGGCGCCGGCCTTCATCGCCGAGCGCGCCGAAGAGCTCGAGGCCCACGGCGCCCACGCGCAGGCGGCCGCCCTCTTCGAGCGCCTCGGCGCCTGGGAGCGCGCGGCGGCCTGCCATGAGGCCCTGGGGCGGTGGGACGCCGCCGCCCTGTGCTACGAGCACGCCGGAAAGTTCAAGAAGGCCGCGGCGTGCGCGGTCGAGGCGGGCCTCTGGCGCGACGCGGCCACCTACTTCGACCTTGCGGGCGACAGGCGTCGCGCTGCCGAATACCTGCTCGCGGGGGGCGCCTGGCAGGAGGCCCTGCCTCGCCTGCAAGCCCTGGGGGACGTCGCCGGCGTGGCGCGCTGCCTCGAGAAGCTGGGAGACGACGAGGCCGCCGCGCGCGCCTACGAGCAGGCGGGCGACCAGGCGAGCCGGGCCCGGTGCCTGGGCCGGATCGGGCAGGACGAGGCCGCCGCGCGCCACTTCGAGGCGTGCGGCGCATGGGCGCAGGCCGCGGCCCACTACGAGCGCGCGGGCAAGCCGATCGAGGCCTACGCGGCCTACTGTTTGGGGGAGGAGTGGCGGCAGGCCGGGCGACTCATGGCCCAGGCGGGGGACTGGGAGGCGGCCCTGCGGCACTTTAGGAGCGCCGAGGCGCCCTTGCTCGCCATGTACGCCGCCACGCGCAAGAACGACAAGAAGGCCCTCCTGCGCGCCGCGGAGCGCTTCGCGATCGCTTCGAGCGCGGAGCCCGCCGTCAGCGACAGGCCCGCCCACGAGGCGATCGCGTTCTGGCGGGCCCTGATGAGCGAGGACTTCTCCTGGGTCTGGGAGGCCGACGCGCGCGAGCTTGCGCCGGTGGCCTGGCGCATCTTCGGCGAGGTGTTCGCAGCCCAGGCCGAGCGCGCGCGGCGCATCGACTGGGCGGCGCTCGACGCCCATGTGGCGGCTGGTCGCTATGCCGAGGCCGCCGACCTGCTTTCGCGCGCCGGGCGCGTCGAGGCCGAGGCCTTCATGCGCGCTCGGGCGGGCGAGGGCTACTCGACGTAG
- a CDS encoding heavy metal-binding domain-containing protein, whose translation MIVTTTPGIDGKQITKYLGLVSGEAILGANIFKDFFASIRDIVGGRSASYEKELRRAKDIAVKEMIEEARKSGANAVVGVDLDYETIGADGSMIMVSASGTAVYVE comes from the coding sequence ATGATCGTCACCACCACCCCCGGCATCGACGGCAAGCAGATCACCAAGTACCTGGGCCTGGTCAGCGGCGAGGCCATCCTGGGCGCCAACATCTTCAAGGACTTCTTCGCGAGCATTCGCGACATCGTCGGCGGCCGCTCGGCCTCCTACGAGAAGGAGCTGCGACGAGCCAAGGACATCGCCGTCAAGGAGATGATCGAGGAAGCCCGCAAGTCCGGCGCCAACGCCGTGGTCGGCGTCGATCTCGACTACGAGACGATCGGGGCCGACGGCAGCATGATCATGGTGAGCGCGAGCGGTACCGCGGTCTACGTCGAGTAG
- a CDS encoding phosphatase PAP2 family protein, whose amino-acid sequence MISRLLRRVGWFYLLAFGVAVLALLAFARLADEVLETEMVRFDHAVLAWVQAHVSPEFSPWVVGLSWIGSVPAIALFGALFALVLLARAQRLDAATLVAVLTGGGALTFILKHVFRQARPTHFPSLGGETTYSFPSGHALMSVCFFGYLAYWVVAQAPREPWRWVVAAGCLGISGLIGLSRLYLAAHWPTDIVAGALVAVFWLACCLSGRRWMSTRQP is encoded by the coding sequence TTGATTTCGAGGCTGTTGCGCAGGGTCGGATGGTTTTACCTGCTCGCTTTCGGGGTGGCGGTGCTGGCGCTGCTGGCCTTTGCCAGGCTCGCCGACGAGGTCCTCGAGACCGAAATGGTGCGCTTCGATCACGCCGTGCTCGCCTGGGTCCAGGCCCACGTGTCGCCCGAGTTCAGCCCCTGGGTCGTCGGCCTGAGCTGGATCGGCTCGGTGCCTGCCATCGCCCTGTTCGGCGCCCTCTTCGCGCTGGTCCTGCTCGCGCGCGCGCAGCGCCTCGATGCGGCGACGCTGGTGGCGGTGCTCACCGGCGGCGGCGCCCTCACCTTCATCCTCAAGCACGTCTTCAGGCAGGCGCGCCCCACCCACTTCCCGTCACTCGGCGGCGAGACGACCTACTCCTTCCCGAGCGGCCATGCCCTCATGTCGGTCTGCTTCTTTGGCTATCTGGCTTACTGGGTGGTCGCCCAGGCGCCGCGCGAGCCCTGGCGCTGGGTCGTGGCAGCAGGCTGCCTGGGTATTTCGGGCCTCATCGGCCTGAGCCGCCTTTACCTGGCCGCCCACTGGCCGACGGACATCGTCGCCGGGGCCCTGGTGGCCGTATTCTGGCTCGCCTGCTGCCTGTCGGGGCGGCGCTGGATGTCCACCCGCCAGCCGTAG